The DNA region CCTGCACGCCTACCAGGGTGAGGGCGAGTCCGGCAGCGCCGAGGGCGACCGGCAGGACAAGGTTGTGGCCAAGGTTGTATGCCCGGGCGCCGGTGACCGGTCCTCGCAGGTAGCCCAGCATCGAGAGATCGGGCGCCAGGAAGATGAGGGAGAAGGGCAGCCAGCCGGCGCCAAGCGCCTGGTAGGCAGCCAGGGCGACGATGAAGGTGGCCGCACCCTCGGCCCGGAGGCTGAGCACGCTCGCCCGGTCGGGGACCATGGGGCCGGGAGCGGCGTCGGGCGGGACGGTGGTGATGGTCGCAGAGGTCATCCGGCGCTCTTCCATTCCGAGACGGATCCGTATTCTAATCTCGGTCGCATCACCCCGGTCAAGGGAGGATCATGAGCAGGTGATCCGCCTGGCCCGCGCCGCTGATGCCGAACGGCTCCGCAGCATCGAGCGGGCCGCCGGTGCCGCCTTTGCCGAGGTGGGGTTGGATGCCGTCGCCGCTGATGAGCCCCTCGCCGTGGAGGTCCTGGTCGCGTACGCGGAGGCGGGGCGCGCCTGGGTGGAGGTCGACGACGCCGACGAGGCCGTCGGCTACGTGGTGGTCGACCTGATCGACGGCTGCGCTCACGTGGAGCAGATCAGCGTCGACCCCGAGCACCAGGGCAGGGGGCTGGCCCGGCGATTGCTCGATGCGGTGGAGGCGTGGGCGGGAGCCCACCGGCTCCCGGCGCTCACCCTCACCACCTTCACGGAGGTGGCGTGGAACGCCTCGCTGTACGAGCACCTCGGCTTCCGCCGCATCGCCGATGACGCCGTCGGGCCCGAGCTTCGGGCGCTCGTGGCCCACGAGGCGGCCGCCGGGCTCGACCCCGGCGCGCGCACCTGCATGCGGCGGCCGGTCGCTACGACGAGGAGGGCTGCGCCGCCAGCCTGAGGGCGGACCAGTCGGGGCCCACGGTGATGACGTCGGTGCCCACCCAGCCGAGCGGCTGTGCCACCTCGTGGATGGCCCCCTCCGACAGGTCGGTCTCCAGCCCGGATCGCCCGGTGGGCCACAGCACCCAGAAGGCACCACTGGGGCGGATGGTGGCGACGAGCCAGTCGACGTTGCGCGCCAGGTGCGACCGGCTCGGCACGAAGCCCAGGATCAGGTCGACGGAGTCGCTGCGCTTCAGGCCGTGGCGGACGTCGGCTCCGTCGGGCACCGGCCCGAGCAGGTCGTCGAACCCCTCCGGTGCGTGCAGCACCGCCACCCTCGTGCCCGGGCCGATCCCCAGTCGCTCGGAGAGGGCGCGGGACCCCTCGACGGGGAACGTCTCAGCACGCTCTACCTCGTCCTCATCCACCTCCCCAGGATGCCCGCCCGAGGGTCATGCCGACTGCCGGTTCGGGTGCGCAAGCTCATTGGGCCGGACGCACGTTGACCTTTTCGCGTGGAAGGTCACTGTCATACCCCCGGTGGAGAATGGGTGCATGTTCGGGTCGTTGGCAGACGGGATCGGGGAGGCATTCGCTGCCGCGGACCGGCTCGTTGATGCCGAGCTGGCCGACGCGGTGGTTGCCCTGCAGGAGCACGCCCAGCGCCTGGAGGCGTTGCAGGCCCGGGTGTCGGCGAGGTTCGACGCCTCCAGGTCGTGGGCCGATGACGGTGCGCGCTCTGGGGCGGCGTGGTTGGCGTGGAGGCTCCGGGTGCCGCAGTCCGAGGCGCGGCGACGGATCCTGGCTGGTCGTTCGTGCCGGTCGATGCCTGTTGTCGATGAGGCGTGGCGCGCCGGTCGCATCGGTGCCGCCCACGTCGTGCTCTTGGCCCGTGCCGAGGCGTTGGACGCGCGGGCCTTCGCCCGTGATGAGGAGCTGTTGGTGGGCCACGCGACGTCGTTGCGGTTCTCGGCGTTCCAACGGGCGGTTGCCTATTGGTGTCAGCTGGCGGCACCCGACGCGGTGGAAGACGCTGCGGACGCGCAGCGGGCGCTGCGGGCGGTGCACCTGTCCCCGTCGATCGACGGCATGTGGTTCGGAAAGGTGACGCTCGACCCGGTGGGCGGCTCGATCGTGGGCGGCGAGCTCGCTCGATTGGAGCGGGAGATGTTCGAGGCCGACTGGCGCGAGGCCACCGACCGCCTTGGGCGCACGCCGTGCGTCGACGACTTGGCTCGCACCCCGGCGCAACGCCGTGCTGATGCGCTGGTGGAGATGGCCACCCGGTCCGGCTCCACGCCGGAAGGCGCGCAGCGGCCAGCGCCGCTGTTCTCGGTGCTGGTGGGCTTGGAGACGTTTGCGGGGCGGGTGTGCGAGCTGGCGAACGGTGCGGTGGTGACACCGGGATCGTTGGTGCCGTGGCTGACCGAGGCGGAGGTGGAGCGGGTGGTCTTCGATGGGGCGTCACGTGTGATCGACGTCGGCGTGAGGCAGCGGTTCTTCCGGGGTGCCACTCGCCGGGCAGCGCAGGTCCGTGACCGTCGCTGTCAGCACCCCACCTGCGACGAGCCTCTCGATCGGTGCCAGGTCGACCACATCGAGCCGGCCGCCGCCGGCGGGCTCACCACCTTGGCCAACGCCCGCCTCCTCTGCGGGTTCCACAACCGCCTCCGTGCCACCCGCACCGGCAAGACGAGCCCCACCGACGACGACGCCGAGGCCGACCCAGCCTGACCCGCCTCTCAGCTGTCGGGTTCGCCGGCCAGCGCCGTCAGCTCGTCCCACAGCCCGGTGATCACCTCGAGCACAGGGGTCTCTCGGGCGGCCGCCTCCGCCAGGCGGCCGTCGTGGGCAACGGCGCGTGCCTCGTCCGCCCACACCGCCTTGTCATCTCCGCGCAACGCTGCGACACTGGGCGCCGTGATGACCGCCGACCTCATCCTCGTACGCCTGATCTAGCGCACGCCGTCCACCACACGCGTGCGCTCACGACCTCCCCAGCGGGAGGTCGTCGCAGTTTTCCGACCGTTCGCCCATCCCCGACGCCCGCCACCGGACACACGAGCAAGCCAGTAGGAGCGCCATGAAGCTGACCGGGGCCCAGGCCCTCATCAAGAGCCTCGAGATGGAGCAGGTGGAGGTCATGTTCGGCCTTCCCGGTGGCGCCATCCTGCCGGTCTACGACCCCATCATCGACAGCTCGATCCGCCACATCCTGGTGCGCCACGAGCAGGGTGCCGGCCACATGGCCGAGGGCTACGCCATGGCCACCGGCCGGCCGGGCGTGGCCATGGTCACGAGCGGCCCGGCGGCGACCAACATCGTCACCCCCCTGTGCAACGCCTACATGGACTCCACCCCGCTGGTGGTCGTCACCGGCCAGGTGCCCTACTCCGCCATCGGCACCGACGCCTTCCAGGAGTGCGACACCACCGGCATCACCATGTCGATCACCAAGCACAACTGGCTGCTCTCCGACGCCCAGGACATCCCAAACGTGGTGCGCGAGGCCTTCCACATCGCCACCACAGGCCGTCCCGGCCCGGTGCTGATCGACATCCCCAAGGACGTCTCCACCGCCACCATGGACTGGCACTGGCCCGACTCGCTCGACCTGCCGGGCTACAAGCCCACCACCATCGGCCACCCGAAGATGATCAAGGAAGCGGCTCGGCTCATCCTGGAGTCGCGCCAGCCGGTGATCTACGCCGGCGGCGGCATCCTCAAGGCGCGGGCCGCCGAGGCGCTGAAGGAGCTGGTCGAGCTCACCGGCATCCACGTGGTCACCACCCTCATGGCCCGGGGCGCCTTCCCCGACGACCACGAGCTGTGCCTCGGCATGCCGGGCATGCACGGCAACTACACCGCCGTCACCTCCATGCAGCGGGCCGACCTGCTCATCGCCCTCGGCGCACGCTTCGACGATCGGGTCACCGGCAAGCTCGACGGCTTCGCCCCCGACGCCAAGATCATCCACGTCGACATCGACCCGGCCGAGCTGGGCAAGGTGCGCAACCCTGACGTGCCCATCGTGGGCGACTGCCGCCTGGTCATCGAGGACCTGATCTCCGCCATCCGCGACCTCCAGGCCGGCGGCATCGAGGCTCCCGACCGCAGCGCCTGGCGCACCACCATCAGCGGCTGGCAGGAGCAGTTCCCCTACGGCTACGAACCCCACGAGGAGGGCGACGCCCTCAAGCCGCAGTCCGTCATCGAGGCCCTGCGCGACTCGGCGCCCGACGACGCCATCGTCTGCTCGGGCGTGGGCCAGCACCAGATGTGGGCCAGCCAGTACTGGCGCTACAACCACCCCTACACCTGGATCAACTCCGGGGGCCTCGGCACCATGGGCTTCGCCGTCCCGGCCGCCATCGGGGCCAAGGTGGGCATGCCCGACCGCATGGTCTGGGCGATCGACGGTGACGGCTGCTTCCAGATGACCGCCCAGGAGCTCGTCACCGCCACCACCGAGCGCATCCCGGTCAAGATCGCCATCTTGAACAACGCCTACCTCGGCATGGTCCGCCAGTGGCAGGAGATGTTCTACGACGAGCGCTACTCCGAGGTGTACCTCTCGCCCGACGTCCCCGACTACGTGAAGTGGGCCGAAGCCATGGGCTGCGTGGGCCTGCGGGCGGAGTCGCCCGAGGAGGTCCAGCCCGTCATCGACAAGGCCAACGAGATCGACGACCGACCCGTGGTGATCGACTTCCGCACCGACAGCCGGGAGAAGGTCTTCCCGATGGTCGCCTCTGGCGCCACCAACGACGACATCCAGGTGCCGCCGTTCCAACAGCGGAAGGACATCTGATGGCGCAGCGCCACCACATCCTGTCGGTCCTCGTCGAGAACAAGGCTGGCGTGCTCGCCCGGGTCGCGGGGCTGTTCTCGCGCCGGGGCTACAACATCTTCTCCCTCGCCGTGGCTCCCACCGACGACGACCGCTTCAGTCGCATCACTGTCGTCGTCGACGTCGAGGCCACGCCCCTCGAGCAGATCACCAAGCAGCTGTTCAAGCTGGTCAACGTGGTCAAGATCAGCGAGCTCGACCCCGCCCAGGCCGTCGAGCGGGAGCTGCTCCTCTGCACCGTGCGGGCCCTCCCCGAGGTCCGCAGCCAGGTCACCGAGCTGGTGCAGATCTTCGAGGGGCGCATCCTCAGCGTCGGCCAGGACCAGCTGACTGTGAGCCTCGAGGGTCACCCTGGCAAGATCGATGACTTCGAAGAGCTCCTCCGGCCCTACGGGATCGTGGAGCTGCAGCGCACCGGACGGGTGGCGCTGCCCAAGCTCGAGCGCCAGGCATCCCGCCTGCGCGCCGTCAAGAACAAGGTGGGATGACCCCGATGGCAGCAAACGTCTACTACGAGTCCGACGCCGACCGGTCGCTGATCGCGGCCCGCAAGGTGGCGGTCATCGGCTACGGGTCACAGGGCCATGCCCACGCCCTCAACCTCAAGGAGTCGGGCATCGACGTCCGCGTCGGCTTGCGCGAGGCCTCCTCCTCCCGAGCCAAGGCCACCGAAGCCGGCCTGAGGGTCGCCACCGTGGCCGACGCCGTGGCCGAGGCCGACCTGGTGATGGTGCTGCTGCCCGACACCGAGCAGCGCGACGTCTACGAGGCCGAGATCGCTCCCAACCTGTCGCATGGCGACGCCCTCTTCTTCGCCCACGGCTTCAACATCCGCTTCGGCCAGATCACCCCGCCCGACGGCGTCGACGTGGCCATGGTCGCCCCCAAGGGCCCTGGTCACCTGGTGCGGCGCACCTACACCGAGGGTGGCGGCGTGCCGTGCCTCATCGCCGTGGCCCAGGACGCATCCGGCAAGGCCCGCGACCTTGCCCTGTCCTACGCCGACGCCATCGGCGGGGCCCGCGCCGGCGTGCTCGAGACCACCTTCGAGGAGGAGACCGAGACCGACCTCTTCGGCGAGCAGGTGGTGCTGTGCGGCGGGGTCACCGCCCTGGTGCAGGCCGGGTTCGAGACCCTCGTCGAGGCGGGCTACCAGCCCGAGTCGGCCTACTTCGAGTGCCTCCACGAGCTGAAGCTCATCGTCGACCTCATGTACGAGCAGGGCATCGGTGGCATGCGCTACTCGATCTCCGACACCGCCGAGTACGGCGACCTCACCCGCGGCCCCCGCATCATCGACGCCGACACCAAGGCGCGGATGAAGGAGATCCTCGGTGAGATCCAGAGCGGTGCCTTCGCCGAGGAGTGGATCGCCGAGAGCCGGGGCGGCCGCAAGCGCTTCAAGGAGCTCGAGGCGGCGGGTGAGGCACACCAGATCGAGCATGTCGGTGCCGAGCTGCGCGGGATGATGCCCTGGATCTCCGAGGGCAAGACCCGCGTGCAGGACGTCTCGGGCGGCTGATCCAGGACCCGCACCATTGCCGACACCCGATCCGCCCGAGCGGGCAGACTCGTACCACTGGACGACCTCGACACGGGAGATCCGATGACGCGAGCGAGCAGCTGCACCACACTTCCTCCGATCCGCAACACCATGTGGGTCGAAGCACGGTTCGGGCACCGCTGATGGCGGTCACCGCATCATCGGGCACCGCCAGCGAGGCGACCGACGTGATCGACCGCGAGGCGCTGCTCGACCGCTACCAGGCCACCCGCGACGCCACCGAGCGCCTCGCCGCCGTCCTCGCCCCCGAGGACCAGGTGGTCCAGACGATGCCCGACGTGAGCCCCACCAAGTGGCATCGGGCCCACGTCACCTGGTTCTTCGAGACCTTCCTGCTCGGTGAGCTGGCGCCGGGCCACGAGCCGTTCCACCCGGGCTTCGGCTACCTCTTCAACAGCTACTACGAGCAGGTGGGGGAGCGTCACCCACGGGCCGAGCGGGGTCTCATCTCCCGGCCCACCGTCGCCGAGGTCGGTGAGTACCGCCGGGCTGTCGACGCTGCCATGGCCGGCCTCGTGGCCGCCGTGGACGAGCGCACCTGGACCGGGCTGGCCGCGCCGAGGATCGAGCTCGGGGTCCACCACGAGCAGCAGCACCAGGAGCTGCTGCTCATGGACATCAAGCACGTGCTCTCGTGCAACCCCCTGGCCCCGGCGTACGTGCCCGACGAGTGCGACCCGGCCGTCGACCTCACCCCGCAGGGCTGGGTCGACCTGGAGGGAGGGCTGGTGGAGGTCGGCGGGGAGCCCGATGGCTTCTCGTTCGACAACGAAGCCCCCCGGCACCCGGTGTTCCTCCAGCCCTACCGGCTGGCCAACCGCCTCGTCACCAACGGCGAGTGGCTGACCTTCATCGACGACGGCGGCTACGAGCGGGCCGAGCTTTGGCTCTCCGACGGTTGGGCGGCGGTGCAGGCCGAGGGTTGGGGTTCGCCGCTCCACTGGCGGCGGGAAGGCGACGCCTGGCGGATCTTCACCCTCGCCGGTGAGCGGCCGGTAGACCTGGCCGAGCCGGTCTGCCATGTGAGCCACTACGAGGCCGACGCCTTCGCCCGCTGGGCGGGCTGCCGCCTGCCCCTCGAGGCGGAGTGGGAGCATGCCGTGGCTGGTCAGGCGGTGGAGGGCAACCTGCTCGATCCCCACGCTCCCGCCACCGGGGCGCCGCACCCCCGCCCCGCTCCGGCTGCCGCCGGTGGAGGGGTGCGCCAGGCCTTCGGCGACGTGTGGGAGTGGACCTCCAGCCCCTATGTGGCCTACCCGGGCTTCCGGCCGGCCGAGGGGGCGATCGGTGAGTACAACGGCAAGTTCATGTCCAACCAGGTGGTGCTCCGCGGCGGGTCTTGCCTCACGCCTCGCGACCACGTTCGGCCGACCTACCGGAACTTCTTCCCGCCCTCGGCGCGGTGGCAGGCCGGTGGGTTGCGCCTGGCCGCCGACGCCTGACCGCCCGTCGCGGTCCCGGGCCGCGATCGGGTCGGGGGCACGGGGCCCGGCGCTAGCGTGATCGTCGTGGGAGGCGAGAGCACCGCTCGTTTCGTCGCGTCATCGCGCACGTGGCGGGCGGCCAGAGGCGGGTCGTGGCATCGCCGCGTGCTCGACGCCGTCGCCGACGCGGTGCTGGTGCTCGACCCGGACGACGTCGTCACCTATGCCAACGACGCGGCCGTCACGCTGCTCGCCCGGCCCGCTGACGTCCTGGTCGGGTCCCACCTGGCCGACCTGGCGGCACCCGGGCCGGCCGCACCGCTCCCGCTCGAGCCGATCGGGGAGGGTCTCCCTGAGGAGCGGCCGGTCGCCGACGTGTGGGTCCTGCCCGATGGCACCCCAATCCCGGTCGAGGTCCTCTCGGCCCCGCTCCTGGGCCCGGGCGGCCAGGAGGGCATCGTGTTGACCCTTCGACCGGCGATCGTCCGCGACGGGTCCCTCTACGAGATCGAGCTGCTCCGCCTCACCGCCAGCGAGCAGGCGCAGCGGACGAACGTCCACCAGCTCCAGGAGGCGGTGCAGCCGCCCCAGCCCGAGGTCGACGGTGTCGAGCTCGGCGTCCACTACCTCTCGGCCGACCGGTCGGCTCCGACCGGCGGTGACCTCTACGACTGGCAGGTCCTGCCCGACGGCGACCTCCACCTCCTCGTCGTCGACGTGATCGGCAAGGGGGTGGCGGCCACCAAGGACGCTCTGGCGGTGGTCCACGTGCTGCGGGTGCTGGTGCTCGAGGGCTTCCCCATGGACCGCCTCGTCGAACGTGCCGACGACCTCCTCGCCCGCACGAACCGCGACCTCGTGGCCACGGTCCTCGTGGGTCGCTACACGCCCGCCACCGGACGCCTGGTGCTGGCCGGCGGCGGCCACCCACCGCTGCTGGTCGTCCGCTCCGACGGTGAGGTCGAGGAGGTGGCGGCGCCGGGGATCCCCCTGGGCTGGCCGGGTGCCGGCAGCTTCAAGCTCACCGAGGTCCACCTCGGTCGGTCGGAGACGGCGGTGCTCTACACCGACGGCCTCATCGAGGCCCGACGGGACATCCTCGCCGGCATCGCCGACCTCAAGACGGCGGCCGCCGAGACCTCGGGGTACCCGGCCCGACACCTCCCTCGTGTGCTCATCGAGCGTGCCCTGGCCGGGGCCCAGCGTCACGACGACAGCCTGGCCCTCGTGGTCCGCAGGCGCTGTCCACCACCGCCGGACGGAACCCGTCTGCTGGGCCCGTTCGAGCACCGGTTCACGCCGCACCTGGTGTCGGTCCCCGTGGCCCGATCGCTGTTCGGTGACTGGCTGCGCCATCAGGGCCTCGACGAGGCGACCGTGGCCGACCAGCTGTTGGTCGCCTCCGAGCTGTGCACCAACGCGGTGTGCTTCGCCACCGGATCGGTGGGCAGCATCACCCTGCGGGGCGAGGCCCGCGGCACCGACCTGGTGGTCGAGGTCGCCGACGACGGCGGCGGGTTCACCCAGGAGCTCACCCGTTTCGCAGAGCTGCCGACCCCGGAGCAGCTCACCGGTCGTGGTCTCTTCATCGTCGATGCCATGGTGGACGAGCTCATCGTCAACCAGTCGTGGGACCGCACGGTCGTCAGCGCCACCCGCCACGCCGTCTTTCCGGAGGAGTCCGAGTGACCGACCCCGCTGACCACGCCACCTCTGACGCCCCATCCTTCGACGTGGAGGTGGCGGCCGACGGCGCCCGGACCGTCCTCGCCCTGCGCGGCGAGCTCGACGCCTACACCGTCGCCCGCCTGGCCGAGGAGATCGTGAACCTCGGCGACATGGCCGGTCGCCACGTGATCCTCGACCTCGGTGCCGTCGGCTTCGTCGACTCCGCCGGGCTGTCGTCACTCGTCGCCGGCATCACCGCGGTGCGCGACGGCGGCGGGGCTGTCTCGATCCGGGCGGTGAGCCCCCAGCTCCGCAAGCTCTTCGAGATCACCGGCCTCACCCGGATGGTGACGCTCGAGTAGCACCGGAGACGGGCCGAGGACCTACATCGTCTCGGCGAAGCTCACCTCTCCCTCGCCCCGCAGCACGTTCTTGAGCAGCTTGCCCGAGGCGTTGCGCGGGAGCTTGTCGTCGACGAGCTCGACGTAGGCCGGGACCTTGAAGTTGGCGAGTGCCTCGGCCACCCACGACCTGACCTCGTCCTCGCTGATGGACGCCCCCGGCTCGACCTGGACGACCGCCTTGACCTCCTCGCCGAGGCTCGGGTGGGCCACGCCGATGACGGCGGCGTCGGCCACGGCCGGGTGCTCGACCAGCCGGTTCTCGATCTCGACGCAGTAGATGTTCTCGCCGCCCCGGATGATCATGTCCTTGGCCCGGTCGGTGATGTAGAGGAAGCCCTCGTCGTCGAGGTAGCCCACGTCGCCGGAGTGCAACCAGCCGTCGGTCACCGCCTCGGCCGAGGCCTCGGGCTTGCCCCAGTACCCGGGCATGATGATCGGACCCTTGATCCAGATCTCGCCGGTCGCACCGGTGGGGACGTCGTTGCCGTCGGCGTCGACGACCCGGAGGTCGACCACGGGCATGGCCCGCCCCACGGAGTCCGGCCGGTCGAGGAAGTCCTGGCCGCTGTTGACGGTGGCGACCGAGCTGGACTCGGTGAGGCCGTAGGCGTTGCCGAGCGTGCGCACGTTGGGGAACGTCTCCTGCACCCGACGCTGCAGCTCGCCGGCGGAGGGGGAGCCGCCGTAGGCGACGGAGGTGACCGACGAGAGGTCGTGGTCGTGGCGCTCGGGGTGCTCCACAAGCCTCCAGACCATGGTGGGCACGGTGGCCCAGACCGTGACCTTCTCCTGCTCGATGAGCTCCATGGCCTTCACCGGTTCGAAGCGGCCCTGGGGGATCACCAGCTTGATGCCGCCGAGCAGGCCGACCACGAGGCCCGAGTGGCAGCCCGAGACGTGGAAGAGCGGGGAGGTGAGCAGTGAGGCATTCTGGGTGCTCTGGTCGAAGACGGCGCCGCCACCGAGCATGCCCCCGGCGATGGCGTTGTACATCGTGTTCTGGAGGTTGGCGATCATCGACCGGTGGGTGGAGATGGCGCCCTTGGGCTTCCCGGTGGTGCCGCTGGTGTAGAAGATGACCGCCGGGTCGGCCTCGTCGATCGGCGTGTCGCGCATGGTGGGCGTGGGGTCGGCGGTGAGCTCGGCGAAGCGGCGGACGGCCACCCCCGAGGCCCCGGCGTCCGGGAAGTCGCCAGGGTCGGCGTCGATGAGGTAGACGGCCTCGAGGTCTGGCAGGTCGCCGAGGCGGTCGGCGATCCGCTCGAAGCGGCCGCGGTCGGCCACGAGCACCTTCGAGCCGGAGTCCTGGAGCCCGTAGACGATCTCCTCGGTCTTCCACCACCCGTTGAGGCCCACGAGGATGGCGCCGAGGTCGACGGTCGCCCAGAAGGCCAGGCACCACTCGGGGTTGTTGGCCGACAGCACGGCCACCCGGTCGCTGTGCCCGACGCCGCAGTCGTCCCGCAGGTGGTTCGAGACCGAGTTGGCCTCGGCGATGAACGTGGCGAAGCCCCAGCGGCGGTTGCCGTAGACGATGAAGGTCTGGTCGTCGCCCCGGGCGGCGCCGAGCTCGGCGACGACCCGCAACGAGGGGAGACGCTCCTTGTAGGCCTTCATCTCCACGCCGTCGATCACCTCGGTGGTGACCTCGAACATGCCTCCCGGTCCGGTCAGCTCGGCATGGACCTCGGCTCTGGTCGGCATCTGGCTGGTCTCCCTCGGTGTCGGTTTCGCGGAGAGATCCTGCCACGTTCGCTGACGTCGATGTCAGCGGCGAACCGGCGTGGCCCCGGGCCCGCCGCCGGGGAGGCGTCAGGACAGGTGCGCCACCACGTGGTCGATGCAAGCGGTGAGGGCAGCCACGTCGTCGGGCTCCACGGCGGGGAACATCCCAACCCGTAGCTGGTTGCGGCCCAGCTTGCGGTAGGCGTCGGTGTCGACGATGCCGTTGGCCCGGAGGACGGAGCTGACGGCGTTGGCGTCGATGGCGTCGTCGAGGTCGATGGTGCCGACCACGGGGCTGCGCATGGCGGGGTCGGCGACGAAGGGTGTGGCGTAGTCGCAGGCCTCGGCCCATCCGTAGAGGATGGCGGCCGACGCCTCGCTGCGACCGGCGGCGAAGTCCATGCCGCCATTGCCGTTGAGCCAGCGCAGCTGCTGGTCGAGCAGGAACAGCGTGGCGAGGGCGGGCGTGTTGTAGGTCTGGTCCTTGCGGCTGTTGTCGAGGGCGGTCACGAGGTCGAGGGAGGTGGGGATCCACCGTCCGGTGCCGCTGATGCGACTGATGCGGTCGATGGCGGCGGGCGAGCACGCGGCGATCCAGAGCCCGCCGTCGGCCGCGAGGTTCTTCTGCGGGGCGAAGTAGTAGGCGTCGACCTGGCTGGCGTCGAAGCGGATACCGCCGGCGGCCGACGTGGCGTCGACGAGCACCAGGGCGTCGTCGGCCGAGGTGCCCTCGGGCCGGCGCAGCTCCATGGCCACGCCCGTGGAGGTCTCGTTGTGGGTCAGGGCGTAGGCGTCGATCGACGGATCGGCCCGGGGGGTGGGGTGGCTGCCCACTGGGGCCTCGATCACCTCGGCCGGCCCGAGGTGGGGGGCGGCGTCGGCGGCGGCAGCGAACTTGGACGAGAACTCCCCGAACACCAGGTGCTGGCTGTGCGACTCGATCAGCCCGAAGGTGGCGATGTCCCAGAACACGGTGGTGCCGCCGTTGCCGAGCACGATCTCGTAGCCGTCGGGGAGGCCGAGCAGCTCAGTGAGCCCCCGGCGGATGGAGCCGACCACGTCCTTCACCGGCGCCTGGCGGTGGCTCGTGCCCAACCACGTGCCGGCGACGGCGGCGAGGGCCTCGACGGCCTCGCGCCGGACCTTCGAGGGCCCGCAGCCGAAGCGCCCGTCGGCGGGCAGGAGGTCGGCCGGGATGCGGATGTCGGGGGTGGTTTCACTCATCACGTGCCACTATCGCGGGAGCCCTCCACACCGGCGAATCCGATCAGGAGCGACCACCCCCCATGTCCAGGATCTCCGCCCGCATCGCCGCGATCGCCGAGTCGGCGACCCTCGCAGTCGACGCCAAGTACAAGGCCCTGAAGGCTGCCGGCGAGGACGTCATCGGCTTCGGCGCAGGCGAGCCCGACTTCCCCACGCCCGACCACATCGTGGAGGCGGCCGTGGCCGCCTGCCGCGACCCCAGGAACCACAAGTACTCGCCCGCCGCCGGGCTCCCCGAGCTGCGAGAGGCCATCGCCGTCAAGACCCTCCGCGACTCCGGCTACCAGGTCGCCGCCAAGCAGGTGCTGGTCACCAACGGCGGCAAGCATGCCCTCTACAGCACCTTCGCCACGCTGCTCGACCCCGGCGACGAGGTGCTGCTGCCGGCGCCCTACTGGACCACCTACCCCGAGCCGATCGCCCTCGCCGGTGGCGTCCCCGTGGTCCTGCCGACCGACGTCTCCACCGGCTTCAAGGTCAGTCTCGACCAGCTCGACGCGGCCGTCACCGAGCGGACCAAGGTCCTGGTGTTCGTCTCTCCCTCCAACCCCACCGGTGCGGTGTACTCGCCCGCCCAGGTGGAGGCGGTTGGCCGCTGGGCGCTCGAGCGCGGCATCTGGGTCGTCACCGACGAGATCTACGAGCACCTCACCTACGGCGACCACGTGTTC from Acidimicrobiales bacterium includes:
- a CDS encoding SpoIIE family protein phosphatase — encoded protein: MLDAVADAVLVLDPDDVVTYANDAAVTLLARPADVLVGSHLADLAAPGPAAPLPLEPIGEGLPEERPVADVWVLPDGTPIPVEVLSAPLLGPGGQEGIVLTLRPAIVRDGSLYEIELLRLTASEQAQRTNVHQLQEAVQPPQPEVDGVELGVHYLSADRSAPTGGDLYDWQVLPDGDLHLLVVDVIGKGVAATKDALAVVHVLRVLVLEGFPMDRLVERADDLLARTNRDLVATVLVGRYTPATGRLVLAGGGHPPLLVVRSDGEVEEVAAPGIPLGWPGAGSFKLTEVHLGRSETAVLYTDGLIEARRDILAGIADLKTAAAETSGYPARHLPRVLIERALAGAQRHDDSLALVVRRRCPPPPDGTRLLGPFEHRFTPHLVSVPVARSLFGDWLRHQGLDEATVADQLLVASELCTNAVCFATGSVGSITLRGEARGTDLVVEVADDGGGFTQELTRFAELPTPEQLTGRGLFIVDAMVDELIVNQSWDRTVVSATRHAVFPEESE
- a CDS encoding STAS domain-containing protein, with product MTDPADHATSDAPSFDVEVAADGARTVLALRGELDAYTVARLAEEIVNLGDMAGRHVILDLGAVGFVDSAGLSSLVAGITAVRDGGGAVSIRAVSPQLRKLFEITGLTRMVTLE
- a CDS encoding class I adenylate-forming enzyme family protein, coding for MPTRAEVHAELTGPGGMFEVTTEVIDGVEMKAYKERLPSLRVVAELGAARGDDQTFIVYGNRRWGFATFIAEANSVSNHLRDDCGVGHSDRVAVLSANNPEWCLAFWATVDLGAILVGLNGWWKTEEIVYGLQDSGSKVLVADRGRFERIADRLGDLPDLEAVYLIDADPGDFPDAGASGVAVRRFAELTADPTPTMRDTPIDEADPAVIFYTSGTTGKPKGAISTHRSMIANLQNTMYNAIAGGMLGGGAVFDQSTQNASLLTSPLFHVSGCHSGLVVGLLGGIKLVIPQGRFEPVKAMELIEQEKVTVWATVPTMVWRLVEHPERHDHDLSSVTSVAYGGSPSAGELQRRVQETFPNVRTLGNAYGLTESSSVATVNSGQDFLDRPDSVGRAMPVVDLRVVDADGNDVPTGATGEIWIKGPIIMPGYWGKPEASAEAVTDGWLHSGDVGYLDDEGFLYITDRAKDMIIRGGENIYCVEIENRLVEHPAVADAAVIGVAHPSLGEEVKAVVQVEPGASISEDEVRSWVAEALANFKVPAYVELVDDKLPRNASGKLLKNVLRGEGEVSFAETM
- the serC gene encoding phosphoserine transaminase; the encoded protein is MSETTPDIRIPADLLPADGRFGCGPSKVRREAVEALAAVAGTWLGTSHRQAPVKDVVGSIRRGLTELLGLPDGYEIVLGNGGTTVFWDIATFGLIESHSQHLVFGEFSSKFAAAADAAPHLGPAEVIEAPVGSHPTPRADPSIDAYALTHNETSTGVAMELRRPEGTSADDALVLVDATSAAGGIRFDASQVDAYYFAPQKNLAADGGLWIAACSPAAIDRISRISGTGRWIPTSLDLVTALDNSRKDQTYNTPALATLFLLDQQLRWLNGNGGMDFAAGRSEASAAILYGWAEACDYATPFVADPAMRSPVVGTIDLDDAIDANAVSSVLRANGIVDTDAYRKLGRNQLRVGMFPAVEPDDVAALTACIDHVVAHLS
- a CDS encoding pyridoxal phosphate-dependent aminotransferase; the encoded protein is MSRISARIAAIAESATLAVDAKYKALKAAGEDVIGFGAGEPDFPTPDHIVEAAVAACRDPRNHKYSPAAGLPELREAIAVKTLRDSGYQVAAKQVLVTNGGKHALYSTFATLLDPGDEVLLPAPYWTTYPEPIALAGGVPVVLPTDVSTGFKVSLDQLDAAVTERTKVLVFVSPSNPTGAVYSPAQVEAVGRWALERGIWVVTDEIYEHLTYGDHVFSSMPVLVPELADRCVVTNGVAKTYAMTGWRVGWMVGPADVVKAAANLQSHATSNVANVSQRAALAAVSGGLDDVVAMRSAFDRRRQTMHSMLQTIPGVECAEPEGAFYAFPSFEGALGRPLRGRTPATSLELCELILEEAKVALIPGEAFGAPGYARLSFALGDDDLAEGVRRIADLLA